The following coding sequences are from one Psychrobacter sp. AH5 window:
- the era gene encoding GTPase Era, whose protein sequence is MTENTENQQNQEEQLTDSHRTIGASLTTVQAADDSEADAVNDNADNDEAIDSFFSTSNSYERVSDFKAGYVAIVGRPNVGKSTLMNHLLGQKLSITSRKPQTTRHRIHGILSTNEMQAVFVDTPGIHHNEVRAINERMNKAALSALVDVDLVLFVVDSDQWRDDDLLTLQKLGETDLTVVLIINKADTLKDKGVLLPLIETFNDSFDFADIVPVSALKNQNLDRLQAVIASHLPVADPIYDTEQITDRSERFLASEIIREKIMRSAGDEVPYDLTVQIDEFKDEAAHKDPKTGRPRKAMTFIDATIFVERSGQKAIVIGEKGQRIKQVGMDARKDMELLFGKKVMLTLWVKVKKGWSDDERALSSLGY, encoded by the coding sequence AAAACCAGCAGAATCAAGAAGAGCAGCTAACTGATAGCCATAGAACAATAGGCGCTTCATTAACGACTGTACAAGCAGCAGACGATAGTGAAGCTGATGCAGTCAATGACAATGCTGATAATGACGAAGCTATCGATAGCTTTTTTTCTACTAGTAATAGCTACGAGAGAGTTAGCGATTTTAAAGCAGGTTATGTCGCTATTGTTGGGCGTCCAAACGTCGGTAAGTCAACACTGATGAACCATCTTTTAGGTCAAAAACTCTCCATTACTTCACGTAAACCGCAAACCACCCGCCATCGTATTCATGGTATTTTGAGCACTAATGAGATGCAGGCCGTGTTTGTTGACACTCCTGGTATTCATCACAATGAAGTGCGCGCTATTAATGAGCGGATGAATAAAGCGGCATTATCCGCTCTAGTAGACGTTGATTTAGTATTGTTTGTGGTGGATTCCGATCAGTGGCGTGACGATGATCTCTTGACTTTGCAAAAGCTTGGAGAGACCGATCTAACGGTAGTGCTTATTATCAATAAAGCCGATACTCTTAAAGACAAAGGCGTTCTCTTACCTTTGATTGAAACTTTTAACGATAGTTTTGATTTTGCTGATATTGTGCCAGTTTCTGCCTTAAAAAATCAAAACTTGGATCGCTTGCAAGCAGTGATTGCCTCACATCTGCCAGTAGCTGATCCTATCTATGATACCGAGCAAATAACTGATCGCTCAGAGCGCTTTTTGGCTAGTGAAATCATCCGCGAAAAAATAATGCGTAGCGCTGGTGATGAGGTTCCTTACGATTTAACCGTCCAAATTGATGAATTCAAAGATGAAGCGGCGCATAAAGATCCTAAAACAGGTCGCCCACGCAAGGCTATGACCTTTATTGATGCGACTATCTTTGTTGAACGTAGCGGTCAAAAAGCTATCGTCATTGGTGAGAAAGGTCAACGTATCAAGCAAGTTGGGATGGATGCTCGTAAGGATATGGAGCTGCTTTTTGGTAAAAAAGTTATGTTAACGCTTTGGGTTAAGGTCAAAAAAGGCTGGTCTGATGACGAGCGCGCCTTGAGCAGTCTAGGTTACTAA